One Weissella coleopterorum DNA segment encodes these proteins:
- the gltX gene encoding glutamate--tRNA ligase produces MTEATDKKVRVRYAPSPTGYLHIGNTRTALFNWLFARHFNGEFIIRIEDTDTSRNIDDGEESQFDNLEWLGLDWDESPRNPGKYGPYRQSERLDIYKRYIQELLDRGLAYYSYKTSEELEAEREAQVAAKQAPHYVYEYEGMSDAEIVVAQEAAQAKGLPAVVRFRVPKEQLFAWEDLVKGHVEIGAEQVGGDWVIQKADGMPTYNFAVVVDDHLMEISHVLRGDEHVSNTPKQLMIYEAFDWEAPVYGHMTLILNAETGKKLSKRDNNVIAFISQYRSMGYLPEAMLNFISLLGWSPVGEKEIFTKKQLIKMFDPARLSKSPAKFDNKKLEWVNNQWVKKIDEGVLFDKLIHELIDAKLITSAELTTEKLQWVRRVMALHQDGISYTSQIVPLVKPVFFDLTTKADLGEDSMEWMEKDYVKALLTRWLEMLEEMPVFDAGSIVASIRNLQNETGVKGRDLWMPLRISASRVNEGPNLGDVMELLGRDTSLKNIREFI; encoded by the coding sequence ATGACTGAAGCCACAGATAAAAAAGTACGGGTACGATATGCCCCTTCACCAACGGGTTATTTACACATTGGAAATACGCGAACAGCTTTGTTTAATTGGTTGTTTGCGCGGCATTTTAACGGTGAATTTATCATTCGAATCGAAGACACTGATACATCAAGAAATATAGATGATGGTGAAGAATCACAATTTGATAACTTAGAATGGTTAGGGCTTGATTGGGATGAATCACCCCGTAATCCCGGAAAATATGGACCCTATCGTCAGTCTGAACGGTTAGATATTTATAAACGATATATTCAAGAGTTATTAGATCGTGGGTTAGCATATTATTCTTATAAAACTTCAGAAGAGCTTGAGGCTGAGCGTGAAGCGCAAGTAGCCGCAAAGCAAGCGCCACATTATGTTTATGAATATGAAGGAATGAGCGATGCTGAAATTGTTGTTGCTCAAGAAGCGGCCCAAGCAAAAGGGTTACCTGCAGTTGTACGTTTCCGTGTTCCTAAAGAGCAACTTTTTGCGTGGGAAGACCTTGTGAAAGGGCATGTGGAGATTGGTGCGGAACAAGTGGGTGGCGATTGGGTAATTCAAAAAGCCGATGGTATGCCAACTTATAATTTTGCCGTAGTTGTGGACGATCATTTGATGGAAATTTCGCATGTTTTACGTGGGGATGAACATGTTTCAAATACACCTAAGCAATTGATGATTTATGAAGCATTTGACTGGGAAGCACCTGTTTATGGGCACATGACGCTGATTTTGAATGCAGAAACTGGTAAGAAGTTGTCAAAGCGTGACAACAATGTGATTGCTTTTATCTCGCAATATCGATCAATGGGTTATTTACCTGAAGCTATGTTGAACTTCATTTCATTGTTAGGTTGGTCACCAGTTGGTGAAAAAGAAATTTTCACCAAGAAGCAATTGATTAAAATGTTTGATCCAGCACGATTATCTAAATCACCCGCTAAATTTGATAATAAAAAATTGGAATGGGTTAATAATCAATGGGTTAAAAAGATTGATGAAGGGGTCTTATTTGATAAATTAATCCATGAATTAATTGATGCCAAGTTGATCACATCGGCTGAATTAACAACGGAAAAATTGCAATGGGTTCGGCGTGTCATGGCACTCCATCAAGATGGAATTTCATACACATCGCAAATTGTTCCTTTGGTTAAACCGGTTTTCTTTGACTTAACGACGAAGGCCGATTTAGGGGAAGATTCGATGGAATGGATGGAAAAAGACTACGTTAAAGCACTTTTGACGCGTTGGCTAGAGATGCTTGAAGAGATGCCTGTTTTTGATGCCGGTTCGATTGTGGCGTCAATTCGGAATCTACAAAATGAAACGGGTGTTAAGGGGCGTGATCTATGGATGCCATTACGAATTTCGGCTTCACGGGTCAATGAAGGTCCAAACTTAGGTGATGTGATGGAATTGTTAGGACGTGACACCTCATTGAAAAATATCCGTGAATTTATATAA
- a CDS encoding GNAT family N-acetyltransferase: protein MEFEIEPGRLLHRNEQGEIDAELIFSVIEDGRVWSIDSTNVAVQLRGQGVAGAMLTQLFEMAQQEHKLLRPVCSYAKKKFFVTPEYQKIEWHDGMPLV, encoded by the coding sequence ATGGAATTTGAAATTGAACCAGGACGCTTACTTCACCGTAACGAGCAGGGAGAAATAGATGCTGAGCTAATTTTCTCGGTTATTGAAGATGGACGAGTTTGGTCGATTGATTCGACCAATGTTGCTGTACAATTGCGGGGCCAAGGAGTTGCTGGTGCCATGTTGACGCAACTTTTTGAGATGGCACAGCAAGAGCATAAGTTATTACGACCGGTGTGTTCGTATGCTAAAAAGAAGTTCTTTGTTACGCCGGAGTATCAAAAAATCGAGTGGCATGATGGTATGCCTTTAGTGTAA
- a CDS encoding ATP-dependent Clp protease ATP-binding subunit: MANYDPFSFSNFDDIFNAMNGTNDTARQRAQMQRAQMQRAAQEQASRQRQAEVAENQQNEGLLEQFGINMTEMARKGKFDPVIGRDDEIQRVIEILNRRTKNNPVLIGEAGVGKTAVVEGLAQAIVDGQVPVKLQGKEVIRLDVVSMVQGTGVRGQFEERMQKLMEEVTKREDVVLFIDEIHEIMGAGSAGEGGMDAGNILKPALARGEFQLIGATTLNEYRQIEKDAAIARRFQTVQVDEPSAEEALQILEGIRGRYEDYHKVKYSDDALKAAVELSDRYIPERFLPDKAIDLMDEAGSRKNLAIKVDDPKKLENQIKYAEDMKQQSIDAEDYEKAGYWKAQVEQLNRQKQAAHDSQPVDSQVQTIGVDDIQKIVEEKTGIPVGDLQNAEQKQLQNLADNLADHVIGQTEATKKVARAIRRNRVGFNKANRPIGSFLFVGPTGVGKTETAKQLAKELFGTTDSLIRFDMSEYMEKHSVSKLIGAPAGYIGYEEAGQLTEAVRRHPYSLILLDEVEKAHPDVMNMFLQILDDGRLTDAQGHTVSFKDTIIIMTSNAGTQNHVSEDESEIKLMDRLAPYFKPEFLNRFDGIVEFNALTKSDLMKIVRLMLTDMNQMIAPTGLTIEVDEKVQAKLVDLGYDPAMGARPLRRVIQEQLEDQIADFYLDHPTEHELVAHLKDDKIVIESAKK; encoded by the coding sequence ATGGCAAATTATGACCCATTTAGTTTCTCGAATTTTGATGATATTTTTAATGCGATGAACGGAACCAATGACACAGCACGGCAACGAGCGCAAATGCAGCGGGCGCAGATGCAACGAGCAGCACAAGAACAAGCTAGTCGGCAACGACAGGCTGAAGTGGCTGAAAATCAACAAAATGAAGGTTTATTAGAACAGTTTGGAATTAATATGACCGAAATGGCTCGTAAAGGTAAATTTGATCCAGTAATTGGTCGTGATGATGAAATTCAACGAGTGATTGAAATTTTGAATCGACGGACGAAAAATAATCCCGTTTTGATCGGAGAGGCTGGAGTTGGTAAGACTGCAGTTGTTGAGGGCTTAGCACAAGCAATCGTTGATGGACAAGTTCCCGTTAAATTACAGGGTAAAGAAGTAATACGTTTAGATGTTGTTTCAATGGTGCAAGGGACTGGTGTACGTGGACAATTTGAAGAACGAATGCAAAAGCTAATGGAAGAAGTTACAAAACGTGAAGATGTTGTTTTGTTTATTGATGAAATCCATGAAATTATGGGAGCTGGTTCCGCCGGTGAAGGTGGAATGGACGCTGGAAATATTTTGAAGCCAGCATTAGCTCGTGGTGAATTCCAATTAATTGGAGCAACTACATTAAATGAATATCGACAAATTGAGAAGGATGCGGCGATTGCACGACGTTTCCAAACGGTTCAAGTTGATGAACCTAGTGCAGAAGAAGCGCTTCAAATTTTGGAAGGAATTCGAGGACGTTATGAAGATTATCATAAGGTTAAATATAGCGATGATGCTTTAAAGGCTGCAGTGGAGCTGTCAGACCGGTACATCCCTGAGCGCTTCTTACCAGATAAAGCCATTGACTTAATGGATGAAGCAGGTTCCCGAAAAAACTTAGCGATTAAGGTGGATGATCCAAAGAAATTAGAAAATCAAATTAAATATGCAGAAGATATGAAACAACAGTCAATTGATGCAGAAGATTATGAAAAGGCCGGTTATTGGAAGGCACAGGTAGAACAACTCAACCGCCAGAAGCAAGCGGCGCATGATTCGCAACCTGTTGATAGTCAAGTGCAGACAATTGGGGTTGATGACATTCAAAAAATTGTTGAAGAAAAGACAGGGATTCCAGTTGGTGATTTACAGAATGCCGAACAAAAGCAATTACAAAACTTAGCGGATAATCTAGCGGATCACGTGATTGGTCAAACTGAGGCTACTAAGAAGGTAGCGCGGGCCATTCGACGGAATCGGGTGGGCTTTAATAAAGCCAATCGACCAATTGGAAGCTTCTTATTTGTTGGTCCAACTGGAGTTGGTAAGACTGAAACTGCTAAACAATTAGCTAAAGAATTATTTGGAACAACTGATAGTCTAATTCGATTTGATATGTCGGAATATATGGAAAAACATAGTGTCTCTAAGTTGATCGGAGCGCCTGCCGGTTATATTGGTTATGAAGAGGCGGGTCAATTAACAGAAGCTGTTCGGCGGCATCCTTACTCATTGATTTTGCTAGATGAGGTGGAAAAAGCACATCCTGATGTAATGAATATGTTCTTACAAATTCTCGATGATGGGCGTTTGACTGATGCCCAAGGGCATACAGTATCATTTAAAGATACAATTATTATTATGACTTCAAACGCTGGAACGCAAAATCATGTTTCAGAAGATGAATCTGAAATTAAGCTGATGGATCGTCTTGCACCATACTTTAAACCTGAATTCTTGAATCGATTTGATGGTATTGTAGAATTTAATGCGTTGACTAAGTCAGACTTGATGAAGATTGTACGATTGATGTTAACAGATATGAATCAAATGATTGCCCCAACGGGATTGACCATTGAGGTTGATGAGAAAGTTCAAGCTAAGTTGGTCGATTTAGGTTATGATCCCGCAATGGGGGCGCGACCATTACGTCGAGTGATTCAAGAACAATTAGAAGACCAGATTGCCGACTTCTATTTGGATCATCCAACAGAACATGAGCTAGTAGCACACTTAAAAGATGATAAAATTGTTATTGAGAGTGCTAAAAAATAA
- a CDS encoding PIN/TRAM domain-containing protein, which produces MRKRIIQLAYILGGGALGIAYLPDLWNLIGYSHILWINNPVSGFILGAIIFYLLSLFTWSFFDRLLRGVEQTLTEEPPLKLLLGSLGTIIGLALAFLATAPLRSIPNLFFNTGIPLLAMIVLGYLGYRIGTGRMDEVYHFMTSLMSRLRIRSTRGNSEETIVNEPLDEANFHHYKILDTNILIDGRILELVKTGWIEGTLLVPNFVLYELQYIADAGEPLKRVRGRRGLDILNELRDTQTIPLEMWDGDYEDIKEVDEKLIRLAQELGGVLVTNDYNLNKVTTFQNVEVLNLNALASALRAQVAVGDQLQVVLVKNGRERQQAIGYLDDGTMVVVEDGKKHLQQHVKVEVTSSLQTDAGRMIFGDYLATVALEK; this is translated from the coding sequence ATGCGCAAAAGAATTATTCAATTAGCGTATATCCTCGGTGGTGGGGCACTTGGAATTGCCTATCTACCGGACCTGTGGAATTTAATAGGTTATTCACATATTTTATGGATCAATAATCCAGTTTCAGGATTTATCCTTGGTGCAATTATTTTTTACCTATTGAGTTTATTCACATGGTCATTTTTTGATCGTTTGCTAAGGGGGGTGGAACAAACCTTAACGGAAGAGCCACCACTTAAATTATTATTGGGGAGTTTAGGAACAATTATTGGGTTGGCGCTCGCTTTCTTAGCAACGGCACCTCTACGGAGTATTCCTAACCTATTCTTCAATACTGGAATCCCATTGTTGGCCATGATTGTTTTAGGTTATTTGGGTTATCGTATTGGGACGGGAAGAATGGATGAAGTTTATCACTTCATGACAAGTCTAATGTCACGCCTTCGGATTCGATCAACGCGAGGGAATTCTGAAGAAACCATCGTCAATGAACCACTGGATGAAGCTAATTTTCATCATTATAAAATTTTAGATACTAATATTTTGATTGATGGTCGTATTTTGGAATTAGTCAAGACGGGTTGGATTGAAGGAACGTTATTAGTGCCAAATTTTGTCTTGTATGAATTACAATACATTGCAGATGCAGGTGAACCGTTAAAACGAGTCCGCGGACGGCGGGGCTTAGATATCTTAAATGAGTTGCGTGATACACAGACGATCCCTCTTGAAATGTGGGACGGTGACTATGAGGATATTAAAGAGGTCGATGAAAAATTAATTCGGCTCGCACAGGAATTGGGTGGTGTTTTGGTGACCAATGATTATAACCTAAATAAGGTCACCACATTTCAAAATGTTGAGGTTTTGAATTTGAACGCGTTAGCCAGTGCTTTACGTGCCCAAGTAGCGGTTGGCGATCAATTACAGGTAGTTTTGGTCAAGAATGGGCGGGAACGCCAGCAAGCAATTGGTTATTTAGATGATGGAACCATGGTAGTGGTAGAGGATGGGAAAAAACATCTACAACAACACGTTAAAGTAGAAGTTACGTCCAGCTTGCAAACTGACGCCGGTCGCATGATCTTTGGTGATTATTTGGCGACGGTTGCGCTTGAAAAGTAA
- the larD gene encoding D/L-lactic acid transporter LarD has translation MLHSLFAEFLSTALMVVFGVGVHADTVLNDTKYHGSGHLFAITTWGFGISVALFIFGGGCMNPAMVLAQNILGLLPWSDLVPYSIAEVLGGVIGSMIVWVMYADQFRSSEDKIDPNVIRNMFSTAPAIRNLPRNFFVEFFATFVFITGIFAISQIKVPGVTPIGVGLLVWAIGMGLGGPTGFAMNLARDMGPRIAHRLLPIKNKAESDWQYGVIVPGIAPFLGAAVAALFVKYFLSI, from the coding sequence ATGTTGCACAGTTTATTTGCGGAGTTTTTAAGCACTGCACTCATGGTTGTTTTTGGAGTTGGCGTTCATGCAGATACCGTCTTGAATGATACTAAATATCACGGTTCTGGACATTTATTTGCGATCACCACCTGGGGATTTGGAATTTCCGTTGCCCTGTTTATTTTTGGAGGGGGTTGTATGAATCCAGCCATGGTCTTAGCTCAAAATATTTTGGGTTTGTTACCTTGGTCGGATTTGGTACCATATTCGATTGCTGAAGTTCTCGGTGGGGTTATTGGTTCGATGATTGTCTGGGTGATGTATGCCGATCAATTTCGCTCTTCGGAAGATAAAATTGACCCTAATGTGATTCGGAATATGTTTTCAACGGCACCGGCCATTCGTAATTTACCCCGGAATTTTTTCGTAGAATTCTTTGCTACCTTTGTTTTTATTACTGGTATTTTTGCGATTTCACAGATTAAGGTTCCAGGCGTCACACCGATTGGCGTTGGTTTATTGGTCTGGGCCATCGGAATGGGTTTGGGGGGGCCAACGGGATTTGCGATGAATTTAGCGCGTGATATGGGTCCTCGAATTGCGCATCGGTTGCTACCTATTAAAAATAAAGCTGAATCTGATTGGCAATATGGAGTTATCGTTCCTGGAATCGCACCATTCTTGGGCGCAGCAGTAGCGGCATTATTTGTTAAATATTTTTTATCTATCTAA
- a CDS encoding sugar O-acetyltransferase — MNKHMQDPDVKKLMQKDVFKKVDDGDWYQYGHEPQLQAIVKKSAQQIQKINQIAIEDDRKATDQLRQFLPHLAADVDIYFPINSIEYPEKLSVGSRTFINANLQILSAGQVTIGQDCFIGPNCQLYTPNHHPSNPKLRRAGWQYDLPIKIGDDCWFGGSVIVLPGVTIGDNVVIGAGSVVTKDIPSHTMAAGNPARVIKQMPKIQE; from the coding sequence ATGAATAAACACATGCAAGATCCTGATGTTAAAAAATTAATGCAAAAAGATGTTTTTAAAAAGGTTGATGATGGTGATTGGTACCAGTATGGTCATGAACCACAGTTACAAGCGATCGTTAAAAAAAGTGCCCAACAGATTCAAAAAATTAACCAAATAGCGATTGAAGATGATCGCAAAGCGACCGACCAATTACGTCAGTTTTTGCCGCATCTTGCCGCAGATGTTGATATATATTTTCCGATTAATTCAATCGAATACCCTGAAAAATTATCAGTGGGTTCGCGGACGTTTATAAATGCAAATTTACAGATTTTAAGTGCTGGGCAAGTAACTATCGGCCAAGATTGTTTTATCGGTCCAAATTGTCAATTGTATACGCCGAATCATCACCCTTCAAATCCGAAGCTCCGTCGGGCAGGTTGGCAATATGACTTACCGATTAAAATTGGAGATGATTGCTGGTTTGGTGGATCGGTAATTGTTTTGCCGGGTGTCACAATTGGCGATAATGTAGTGATTGGAGCTGGGAGTGTGGTTACCAAAGATATCCCAAGTCATACCATGGCGGCCGGAAATCCAGCCCGTGTCATCAAACAAATGCCCAAAATTCAGGAATGA
- the radA gene encoding DNA repair protein RadA — protein MAKAKTHFVCSNCGDISQRYLGRCSNCGAWGTLVEEVVPSDKVDRKNRVNLAGQVAKVERLNQVALEEVPRVKTKIEEFNRVLGGGIVPGSMVLIGGDPGIGKSTLLLQVSGQLAGQGVVLYVSGEESAAQIKLRAERLGVEDDHNFLIYPETDMTQIRKAIDDYGPEYVIIDSIQTMQQPDVNSAVGSVAQIRETTAELLQIAKTNGITIFVVGHVTKEGAIAGPKILEHMVDTVLYFEGDNQRSYRLLRAVKNRFGSTNELGVFEMQQEGLTEVLNPSEMFLEERMEATTGSAVVVALEGTRPILVELQALVTPTVFGNAQRTSSGIDRNRVSLIMAVLEKRTNMLLQNQDAYVRAAGGVKLNEPAVDLALAVAIASSYREAETRLTDAFVGEIGLTGEIRRVPHIEERITEAHKLGFKRIFIPKNSLKNTLHVEGIQVITVKTLREALDLALS, from the coding sequence ATGGCAAAAGCGAAAACCCATTTTGTTTGTTCCAATTGTGGTGACATTTCACAACGCTATTTAGGACGTTGTAGTAATTGTGGTGCTTGGGGCACTTTGGTGGAGGAAGTTGTACCAAGTGATAAAGTTGATCGAAAAAATCGAGTAAATTTAGCCGGTCAAGTGGCTAAAGTTGAGCGACTGAATCAAGTTGCGTTAGAAGAAGTTCCACGAGTTAAAACTAAAATTGAAGAATTTAATCGTGTTTTGGGGGGTGGAATTGTTCCCGGATCAATGGTCCTGATTGGTGGTGACCCGGGAATTGGTAAGTCGACCCTTTTACTCCAAGTTTCAGGTCAATTAGCTGGTCAAGGCGTGGTTTTGTACGTTTCCGGCGAAGAGAGTGCCGCACAAATTAAACTGCGGGCCGAACGATTAGGGGTCGAAGATGATCATAATTTTTTGATTTATCCTGAGACTGATATGACGCAAATTCGAAAAGCCATTGATGATTATGGACCTGAGTATGTGATTATTGATTCGATTCAAACGATGCAACAACCAGATGTCAATTCAGCGGTTGGCTCGGTGGCTCAAATTCGGGAAACAACTGCTGAGCTACTTCAAATTGCCAAAACGAACGGGATCACCATTTTTGTGGTAGGGCACGTAACCAAAGAAGGGGCCATTGCCGGGCCCAAAATTCTTGAGCACATGGTGGATACCGTTCTCTATTTTGAAGGTGATAATCAACGAAGCTATCGCTTGTTACGGGCTGTTAAAAATCGATTTGGATCAACGAATGAGTTGGGTGTCTTTGAAATGCAACAAGAGGGCCTGACAGAAGTGTTAAATCCTTCGGAAATGTTCTTAGAGGAACGGATGGAAGCGACGACTGGTTCGGCGGTAGTGGTTGCACTTGAAGGAACGCGACCGATTTTAGTGGAATTGCAGGCCCTGGTGACCCCGACGGTCTTTGGGAACGCCCAAAGGACTAGTTCGGGAATTGATCGAAATCGAGTATCATTAATCATGGCAGTGTTAGAAAAACGCACAAACATGTTGTTACAAAACCAAGATGCGTATGTTCGTGCGGCTGGGGGTGTTAAGCTGAATGAGCCAGCGGTTGATCTAGCTTTGGCAGTGGCGATTGCTTCAAGCTATCGTGAAGCTGAGACCCGCCTTACGGATGCATTCGTAGGTGAAATTGGTTTGACCGGTGAAATTCGGCGCGTACCCCATATTGAAGAACGAATTACTGAAGCACATAAGTTAGGTTTCAAACGTATTTTTATTCCCAAAAATAGTTTGAAGAACACCTTGCATGTGGAAGGAATTCAAGTAATTACTGTAAAGACTCTCCGTGAGGCCTTGGATCTGGCGTTGAGTTAG
- the larC gene encoding nickel pincer cofactor biosynthesis protein LarC, producing MKTLYLDPFSGVAGDMLVGALLDLGLDFEQWQVQLQRLNITGYHLSIEKTKVSAINGTKFHVQLVDHKQKIDTGLTALEQTSTVDAHANQSVKHHHHHHGRNLEMITSIIETSGLSTYVKESAIAVFQEIAQAEAQVHGLAMNEIHFHEVGAVDSIVDIVGTLIAIEMLEVDQIVCGEIYDGTGLIQVAHGMMPVPVPAVMILRQGADLPMRQRADVKTELVTPTGLALLKFLVNEFGPQPQDMILLGVGYGFGSRETGALNALRISLFDSKMSKKIQQRQSDAVLELHTNLDDETGEAIGAITNHLMNLGVYDVFCTPIFMKKNRPAYELTVILPARLQNSVIELLFRKTSTVGVRWQNMQRAMMERSFEQIETTLGLVQVKNFTYHGIEKFSFEFDDINQIAEKHHLTLTKVKQIVMQQIKQDKYREL from the coding sequence ATGAAAACTCTATATTTAGATCCATTTTCAGGTGTAGCAGGAGATATGCTCGTTGGGGCGTTACTAGACTTGGGCTTAGATTTTGAACAGTGGCAAGTCCAATTGCAACGCTTAAATATCACTGGTTATCATTTGTCGATCGAAAAAACTAAGGTCTCAGCCATTAATGGGACCAAGTTTCATGTGCAATTAGTTGATCATAAACAAAAGATTGATACGGGATTAACCGCGTTGGAGCAGACTTCGACAGTGGATGCGCATGCTAATCAATCAGTTAAGCATCATCACCATCATCATGGACGAAATTTAGAAATGATTACAAGCATCATTGAAACCAGCGGACTTTCAACCTATGTCAAAGAATCAGCCATTGCCGTTTTTCAAGAGATTGCCCAAGCAGAAGCGCAGGTGCATGGCTTGGCAATGAACGAAATTCACTTTCATGAAGTGGGCGCTGTAGATTCGATCGTGGATATTGTTGGAACTTTAATTGCCATTGAAATGTTAGAGGTTGATCAGATTGTCTGTGGTGAAATTTATGATGGGACGGGATTAATCCAGGTAGCGCATGGAATGATGCCCGTTCCAGTTCCCGCAGTCATGATCTTACGCCAGGGAGCCGATTTGCCAATGCGTCAACGTGCTGATGTAAAGACGGAATTAGTTACCCCCACGGGGCTGGCGTTACTTAAATTTTTAGTGAATGAATTTGGACCGCAACCGCAGGATATGATTTTACTGGGCGTAGGCTATGGATTTGGGAGTCGAGAAACTGGAGCATTAAACGCGCTACGGATTAGTTTGTTTGATTCCAAAATGAGTAAAAAGATTCAACAAAGGCAGAGCGATGCGGTATTAGAATTGCATACGAATTTAGATGATGAAACGGGTGAAGCGATCGGGGCGATCACAAACCATTTAATGAATTTAGGTGTCTATGATGTCTTTTGCACGCCCATTTTTATGAAAAAGAATCGGCCGGCTTATGAACTAACTGTTATTCTTCCTGCCCGCCTCCAAAATAGCGTAATCGAATTATTATTTAGAAAAACGTCCACGGTGGGAGTTCGGTGGCAAAATATGCAACGGGCCATGATGGAACGTTCCTTTGAACAGATTGAAACCACTTTGGGGCTGGTTCAGGTTAAAAATTTTACATATCACGGTATTGAGAAATTCAGTTTTGAATTTGATGATATAAATCAGATCGCTGAAAAACATCATCTAACGTTAACTAAAGTTAAGCAAATAGTAATGCAACAAATCAAGCAAGATAAGTACAGGGAGCTTTAA
- a CDS encoding dUTP diphosphatase, with protein MGRSFAIVEKYQKADLKLPQRSTKFAAGYDFQAAEDFVVPSIWRHNVLQVIWSIWRQNRVTDEAYQGAHKDFKPVLVPTGVKVYLEDDEYLMVANRSSNPLKRGLVLPNGVGIIDADYVDNPSNEGELFIQMTNFGLRDLKIKKGERIGQGIFMKYLVTDQDAQDEKNVRQNGFGSTGV; from the coding sequence ATGGGGAGAAGCTTTGCAATTGTTGAAAAGTATCAAAAAGCCGATTTGAAATTACCACAAAGAAGTACTAAGTTTGCTGCGGGGTATGATTTTCAAGCTGCTGAAGATTTTGTCGTACCATCAATTTGGCGGCACAATGTACTACAAGTGATTTGGTCAATTTGGCGTCAAAATCGAGTGACTGATGAAGCGTATCAAGGCGCTCATAAAGATTTTAAACCAGTTTTAGTACCAACTGGAGTGAAAGTTTATTTAGAAGATGACGAATATTTGATGGTAGCCAATCGTTCATCGAATCCATTAAAACGTGGATTAGTCTTGCCTAACGGGGTGGGAATTATTGATGCTGATTATGTAGATAATCCTAGTAACGAAGGTGAACTGTTCATTCAAATGACTAATTTTGGTCTACGTGATCTGAAAATTAAAAAGGGTGAGCGAATTGGGCAAGGTATTTTCATGAAATATTTAGTGACTGATCAAGATGCTCAAGACGAAAAGAATGTTCGCCAAAATGGCTTTGGTTCAACGGGGGTTTAA
- the larE gene encoding ATP-dependent sacrificial sulfur transferase LarE yields MNILDKQNQVISMLKESKKVLVAFSGGIDSTLVLKLAVDTLGTQNVKAVVANSVLFTQVEFDQAVGLGKTMGVEVIQTEIDYLTNESIKYNKPTSWYWMKKLFYQRLNEIAKEEQVDAVLDGMIMDDQQDFRPGLRARDEEGAISLLQAADFYKSDVRNLATQLGLKNWNKVASCSVSSRFPYNTELTVVAIERLKQAEAFLRSLGFATVRVRVQDLTARIEVPLTQVNELIQQAGQINAQLKEYGYQFVTVDLQGFKSGRMNDQLSNEVKNALVD; encoded by the coding sequence ATGAATATTTTAGATAAACAAAATCAAGTTATAAGTATGTTAAAAGAGTCAAAAAAAGTATTAGTAGCTTTTTCAGGAGGGATTGATTCAACGCTGGTATTAAAACTAGCGGTGGATACTTTAGGCACCCAAAACGTTAAGGCGGTCGTAGCAAATTCAGTGTTATTTACCCAGGTCGAATTTGATCAGGCGGTCGGATTGGGAAAGACGATGGGGGTGGAAGTAATTCAGACGGAAATTGATTACTTAACGAATGAATCCATTAAATATAATAAACCAACATCATGGTATTGGATGAAAAAATTATTTTACCAACGGCTTAATGAAATTGCTAAAGAAGAACAAGTTGATGCTGTATTAGACGGGATGATCATGGATGATCAACAGGACTTTCGTCCCGGATTACGGGCTCGTGATGAGGAAGGGGCGATCTCATTACTTCAAGCAGCTGATTTTTATAAAAGTGATGTCCGTAATTTGGCGACACAATTGGGTTTGAAAAATTGGAATAAGGTCGCTTCTTGTTCTGTCTCATCACGGTTCCCATATAATACTGAGTTGACCGTGGTGGCGATTGAACGTTTGAAGCAAGCTGAAGCCTTTTTGCGAAGTTTGGGGTTCGCAACCGTACGGGTACGAGTGCAAGATTTAACTGCTCGAATTGAGGTGCCTTTGACACAGGTAAATGAATTGATTCAACAAGCAGGCCAAATTAATGCGCAATTAAAAGAATATGGCTATCAGTTTGTGACTGTTGATCTACAAGGATTTAAGTCGGGGCGTATGAATGATCAATTATCAAATGAAGTGAAAAACGCTTTGGTAGATTAG
- the rpmF gene encoding 50S ribosomal protein L32: MAVPTHKTSKAKKRSRRGGRGGIQTTAIHMNENGVYVRNHHVAADGSYKGKQVIETK, translated from the coding sequence ATGGCAGTTCCAACACATAAAACTTCAAAGGCTAAGAAGCGTTCACGTCGTGGAGGACGCGGTGGAATCCAAACCACTGCAATCCACATGAACGAAAATGGTGTTTACGTACGTAACCACCACGTAGCCGCTGATGGTTCATATAAGGGTAAGCAAGTTATCGAAACTAAGTAA